From the genome of Watersipora subatra chromosome 9, tzWatSuba1.1, whole genome shotgun sequence:
ATCTATTAGTGCTTGATTTAAAAAGAACCGGacataagaattttataaatgtacagaaatctttttgtaattttatttatgtttgaactaaatttaaatttgcaTCACTTGGTTTGTTCTTTACACTAAGGCAAGTTCAGATACTAACAACTACACATTTTTACTGCTCCCAACGTAATGCTTCACATAAGCATATATGTATTGCCAATATAATCAAATTTGAGTAAAAGTTACCAAATTGATCAAAACGTTTTACTACTAAATATTTTCGTGCATAGTAGGTGCACTCTTTAGGAAAAATGACCAAAGGTTGGTAAAATGTATATATGCAAGCTAAGCAATTATAGGTTTAAAATAAATAGGATTAAAAGACACTATAAACGAAGGTTGTATGGTAACAGAATTCATGTAATGTGACACAGTCTGCACTTTCGTGCATGTCTACATGTCGATATCATTTCTACTCTGTTGTTTAATGTTGATAGCTGTGGCTCGTGAACTATATAGAATTTTTCCCATTGACAAAAGTTGCCGAGTTTTGTAGACCGATTAAAAGAAGGTGCATGCTTGATAATTTGCCAGCTCATGTTATAGTTAATGTCATTCTCTTTCAGCTTCCATATGTATTCGCTCAGTTTGGTGGAGTTTTTTTTGTTGGCAGAATAGAAAGATGATTTGTGGTTAGAATATCTTTTCTTAAATGATGTCACACTCAGCCCTACATATGATTGTTGTGAGTATTGTGCATTTTCCGCGTCCACAACAGCTTGGTATATAACACTCTCTGTTAAGCATTTACCGTTTAGTAGGCATAGACTTGAAAGTCTATTTgtgaaattttgatgattttacctgtgaatgtttgcattagataactactattataggtttctatacccctctatacggcattttcgccttacgaccAAAACACCGGAACGGATTAATGTTGCATGGCGAGCTTCCACTGTAACTACAATGTTgcttaaatgaaaaaaaaatactGGGCAATGAAGACAACATTCACCATCTCATTAAAATATAGGCTGGTTTTGATTAATTCGGGTTTAACAAGTGGTTcttgacatatttttaaaattactgaaaACTGAAATTTTAAGTAACTTTATTGGAAGACTGTTTCATTGTGATAGAACTctgtattcaattgtttttgGCCAGAAGCAGTATAAAACATTAGTAGTAATGGTAGACTGATTTTCAACAATCTAGTGTTATAGCTGCTGAGCAATAAACTTCAAGAGGAAATGACTCCAAATAAAGATAAAGTCACTCTGCATTGATTTTTTCAAAACGCATAGACTTTGTCTCTATAAAACTCCTTTAATACTTGAAGGAAAATACAGAAAAGCCCCACCTGTTCCAAGTTCATGGAGCGCATGGCTGACTCCATGCTCTTTACGACTCCTCCCATAGACTTGGTGACCTGCTTAGTGGTGACTGCTGTCTGCACTCTTGAAGCAACAGCGTCTATGCGAGCGCTCATTCGTCTATAGTTCAAAGCTTGATTTTTTTGTCTTATCGCGTTCTCAGCATGAATCTTAGCACCCTCCATGTTTCCTTTTTGAATTGCCTATAAAAGAGGCGGCGTTGCAAAGAGGAAattattcattataatcaaAGTGTAAAAGGCAAAACCAATCATGACATAAACTGACTTCAACATCTTGCGTAGTATCAATTGTCTTTAATGATAGACAACTGACATATAGATAGTCTGGTATATAAATTACAACACTAACTTATACAAGGTAATCactaaacatgctagtaatCAATTGTTACTATCAATGGAAAGCAGAAATAATTGTACTCGCCAACACCATctgtacttgtatatataacCTTTTATTGACATTGGTACTCCTCAACAAAaggatgtttttcattacacgccaaaagaaagaaagaaaaataaataaaagttgataaacaaaaactttctgttactacaaccttaaATTCACTATATCCATACAGAGATTGAAATGCACCAGAGCCACAAGACTGTCTACTGATACACACAACAGACTGCATAAAAACAGTGGATTACTGAGTACACTTGTATAATAAAACTCCTGCATACAAATTTAATTCATTTTGAGATCTGCTTTGCATGTTAAAACCAAGATATATTGAAGAAAAGAGTTTAATGAAAAGATCCTGCAATTGCAATAAATCCTAAATAAACCCTGTAGATATCTGCGCAATATATTACAACaatttaaaataactaaaagTAAAAAAGCTATTGATAAAACAACAGTTAATAAGAGGTTTTTTATGGTTACTCTACTTTAGAGGtgtgtgcatagaagtgtgggTGCGGAGTCCCAGCAAAGTATGCAAAAGCAAagcaaatataatgcaaagcaACTTACTTCAACCTAGACTAAATCAAACATAAACTCGCTAGACTTATATGCTTATTTGAGCTTTTTTGTTTATCTCACccacttttcagttttttttataaaccaGTGATGCTTAGAAAGTTCAAATGCACACTAAAAATCAATTCAATTGCAAAGTCAAATATCTGCTGTAATTTTACACCAATATGTTAAAGAACTAATCATAAGTTAGAGTCTAACTGTGTAACTGTATTCAACATGAAAAATCTGTTGGGCAGCTATCAACAGTATAAACCAACTTTGTAAGGAGCAATCTGGATACCGCATTAATTTCAAGAGAAATGTACCGTACAAAGACAGATTTGTTAGTATGTCAAACGGTAGGGTGTACTTTCAAATTTAAACttaggagttgttttctcaacaCCAATGCAAATAGGGGGGAGGATAATTTCTAACAAAGATCAAGATCATCCTTTAAACGCGTGcaaaattaattgtttatttgtaAAGGTTTACTTACCTTCTtcagttttactttttcttcacGTTCTgtcttttctgatttttttgcATTGCGCTCTAAATCTTTAGCAGCAAATTTGAGGTTAAACAGTTCctctgcattttgatgttaaggAGAACAGACATTGCAAGAGCACAAAATGGAACAACACTAGCAAATGATAATATTGCCAGAGAATAAAGAGCACATGTATGTGCACATTCAGTGTCATCAAAAACTCAATTTTTATTGAGTACCGAAAACCGCAGTAAAAACAGCAGATAGAAACAATTTTAAGAAGAAATCGCTAAGGTCTATAATTAGTAGCTAAGGAACTCGAAGTTAATCTTCCATGAACCGAGTAAACCATAACTTTGGAACTGGCTTCCTGTTAACAGGTTTACACGAATACCAGCTGTTGATCAtagaacaaaaataatgatgtCACACATGAAAAGGAAGCAGCTGGAAGCTGAGAAGGATACTTTCCATGTTAGGCATCTTGACTATATGCGTGATAGGTTGACTGACAGTATCTGAGTAAGGTTTTATCCTTTCTTTTTGTCAAGTGCAATCAGCCTCTCTGCAAGAAATATTATAAAACAATACAACAAAGacagattttatcaaaaagtcaTCGAGGGCACTATCTGCTTTTGCCAATATTGGCAACTCGAGAAACTCTATATTTcatgttaatttcaattcgtcagaGACGTGGTTGTAGGTGTCTGATAGACTAACCTCAAAGTACATAAAGACTATTAAACAACCTAAGGCAACCTCTATATTTTCATGCAAACAACAAATTATCCaacatgaaaagacaacttcacAAATGTTATTAGTATTACTCCAGGCACACAAAATCAGTTTTTGAAATCACTGTTACACATGTGGTGATAGATATTTCCCACATTCCAACGCAAAAGTATCTAAACCCATCTTACCACATCCAGCTGCATCTGTAATACTAACAGCAACAACGGCAATGAAGTGAAGCAACGGTATAATATGCAGGAAGCTATTGTGTTTACATATGTTTAAAAGAAGAGAACTTTcgtattaatatacatgtacacgaCTAACTTAATGTTTTACTTAATCCGTCTTTATAAGCATATAGTACGGACTGACAAAACAAAATTGTTATGCCTGGGACAATTAAGGAATTTAGAAAGCCTTACACCAACAAACCAGGTTATGAAAATGTCCTCATTGTACAATCGGATCTCGACATATGAGAAAATCAAGATACATGTACAAGCACAATTTCGAGCAAATTTTTGCCTCGAGCACGAGAGAGCTTTGAGATAAAAGCATACACGCCGGTCCTTGTTGGCCACTCAATGGCAAAGTATGCGAGAATCCGTTTTCGAGAGTAGCATCGCTTGGTCTTTCTCCTCGAAtcagttttttcaaactgattcgaggAGAAAGAGCCATGAGTCAAAAAGCACCAAGCCGgaaactgataataaaaaattaaaacaaggacaaaattaaagttaagtaaaagattaaaacttacttcaagtgtgtgtttagtaagctaaaattatttaaattaaattcaatgtttctGTTACAtagcgtcacaaaagtctagtgtactgAACGTGTTGCCGTTAAGTCACTTTCACACCGCCATTAGCCACTATGTTCGTTCGAAGGTAAGAATTGcatacatagtaatgttacattttattgcagatcataaccattaaatagGTATTTATTACTGTGTGAGCATAAGTAttgaattataacaattaaaaacacgcttttccattgtaatatctTGTTTTTAAGTGGATATTTATAGTTTGGGAATGAATAAATTtgcatttagttattttatataggaagtATTGCATTGATATACGAGCGAACATTGACAAACGAGCTtagtcccagaatgcattaagctcccAGGATGCTCCCAAGATAGACTGTAATTATATATGAGAGAGAGATGAAGACACTCaagtaaataatatttgaaATACATCAAATTATTAGTGCAACTTGAAATCAGGAGAAGCACGTACGATCCCTACATTCATTAAAAAGATGTTACTGAAAGCCTTGGAAGACACTGGTGCCAGTGTACAATGGTTGAGCTAACAGGCTAATGGGTACCTATTTGCCTCTTTCTTGTGTAGGAGGCAAAGCTATTCCAGCGGTAATTAAACTTCGTGTATGACTCCATACAGTAATAAACTAAACCATGTACTTCAACACACTTTGTCACACCGTATTTCATGCCATCGGAATCATGT
Proteins encoded in this window:
- the LOC137403636 gene encoding charged multivesicular body protein 1B2-like produces the protein MPNMEKELFNLKFAAKDLERNAKKSEKTEREEKVKLKKAIQKGNMEGAKIHAENAIRQKNQALNYRRMSARIDAVASRVQTAVTTKQVTKSMGGVVKSMESAMRSMNLEQISQLMDRFETQFENLDVQSQVMENTMMASSTLTTPQGEVDSLMAQAADEAGIELNMELPQSGTATVGASAQSTEQDELSQRLQKLRNV